One window of Fodinicurvata sediminis DSM 21159 genomic DNA carries:
- a CDS encoding class I SAM-dependent methyltransferase, translating into MALVQSTPVDSTKLDTFLSRVIGDISAGYGGVMISLGHRLGLYKAMADSGPMSSHELARRTDCAERYVREWLGSQVAGGYANYHTISDTYELTPEQALVLAEEESPFFIPNAWSVPASMWADEDKAVEAFRTGNGIPWSDHDGRLFCGVAAFYRNGYKANLVPEWLPTLDGVVEKLKAGALVADVGCGHGHSTVLMAQAFPASRFHGFDTHEESLTEARKVAERAGVARQVSFTAAQANAYSGTGYDLICFFDCLHDMGDPGAAAAHAAKTIAVDGTVMLIEPFANDHVEDNVSPVARMYYAASTMICCAHAISEGGHTVLGAQAGEARLADVFRKAGFTHFRRAAQTPFNLILEARL; encoded by the coding sequence ATGGCCCTCGTTCAAAGCACCCCTGTCGATTCCACGAAACTCGATACATTCCTGTCCCGTGTCATTGGTGATATTTCGGCCGGATACGGTGGCGTGATGATCAGCCTTGGCCATCGCCTTGGTCTCTATAAGGCAATGGCCGACTCTGGTCCCATGAGCTCTCACGAACTGGCCCGACGGACTGACTGCGCCGAGCGCTACGTGCGCGAATGGCTTGGCTCACAGGTGGCAGGCGGCTATGCAAACTACCATACCATCAGTGATACCTACGAACTGACTCCCGAGCAGGCCCTTGTCCTGGCCGAGGAAGAGAGTCCCTTCTTCATTCCCAATGCCTGGTCGGTACCAGCTTCGATGTGGGCGGACGAGGATAAGGCTGTGGAGGCCTTCCGCACAGGCAATGGCATTCCCTGGAGCGACCATGATGGGCGGCTCTTCTGCGGGGTCGCCGCTTTCTATCGCAATGGCTACAAGGCAAACCTGGTACCTGAATGGCTACCGACCCTCGACGGCGTCGTCGAAAAGCTGAAAGCCGGGGCGCTAGTGGCCGATGTCGGCTGCGGCCATGGCCATTCGACGGTCCTTATGGCCCAGGCCTTCCCCGCCTCCCGCTTTCACGGCTTCGACACCCACGAGGAGTCCTTGACCGAAGCCCGGAAAGTTGCCGAAAGAGCCGGTGTTGCCCGTCAGGTAAGCTTCACGGCAGCGCAGGCGAACGCTTACAGCGGCACCGGTTATGACCTCATTTGCTTCTTCGATTGCCTGCACGACATGGGCGACCCGGGCGCGGCAGCCGCTCACGCAGCCAAGACCATCGCAGTCGATGGCACCGTTATGCTGATCGAACCTTTTGCCAACGATCATGTCGAGGACAACGTTTCCCCGGTTGCACGCATGTACTACGCGGCCTCCACGATGATCTGCTGTGCTCATGCGATCTCGGAAGGTGGCCACACGGTACTCGGCGCGCAAGCCGGGGAGGCCCGGCTTGCGGACGTGTTTCGGAAGGCCGGGTTCACACACTTCCGGCGTGCTGCCCAAACGCCATTCAACCTGATCCTCGAAGCACGCCTGTAA
- a CDS encoding winged helix-turn-helix domain-containing tetratricopeptide repeat protein, whose amino-acid sequence MTWAFGDFRLDPERFQLSHCEIPVRLEPQVLTLLIHLVRNRDHMVSKDEIVAAVWQGQAVSDASISSRIRSARQAVGDNGVRQAVIRTVHGRGFRFIPEVSTLPLEQASVDGIVHQPSDRPGGRPSIAVLPLQQLGMLPELAILGDAIPHEIIEALSRLRWLAVIARGSSFRFRQVAADLDLVSTALTARYVLSGIIESHNRIIAVTLELTDTSSREILWADRLVAPVDDIGDLRARIVVHLVSALEAHIPFNEARIARLSDPTGLGAWANYHIGLGHLYRFTTDDTALAQVCFERAVKLDPHFARAHAGLSFTSFLDAFLRLTPDPALAAREARRHAERSLELDALDPFANFTMGRTFWLTDEPEVAADWLARATALNPNYAQGFYAAAFTDMLNGKAAASFAALDTSLHLSPLDPLLYGIHGVRAQMLIQQEDHEAAASWADRAATTPGAHYLIAMIALAANGLAGRHDQAARWRREVRRRKPDATAADYFAAFPTRDTASRARIATELRRHGF is encoded by the coding sequence ATGACTTGGGCATTCGGTGATTTTCGTCTCGACCCGGAGCGCTTCCAACTCAGCCACTGCGAAATACCGGTGCGGCTGGAACCCCAAGTGCTTACCCTGCTGATCCATCTGGTCCGAAATCGCGATCACATGGTCTCGAAGGACGAGATCGTCGCTGCGGTTTGGCAAGGTCAGGCGGTCTCGGATGCCAGCATTTCTAGCCGTATCCGCTCGGCCCGTCAGGCGGTCGGCGACAACGGGGTGCGACAGGCAGTAATCCGCACGGTTCATGGCCGGGGATTCCGCTTCATCCCCGAGGTATCCACACTGCCGCTCGAGCAGGCGTCTGTTGACGGCATCGTTCACCAGCCATCTGATCGCCCCGGCGGGCGTCCCTCTATCGCCGTACTCCCCTTGCAACAGCTCGGCATGTTGCCGGAGCTCGCCATTCTGGGGGATGCGATTCCGCACGAGATCATCGAGGCTTTATCGCGACTGCGATGGCTTGCGGTGATCGCGCGAGGGTCATCCTTCCGCTTCCGGCAAGTTGCAGCTGATCTGGATTTGGTGTCTACAGCACTTACCGCGCGCTACGTCCTGTCCGGAATTATCGAGAGCCACAATCGTATCATTGCTGTGACGCTCGAACTGACCGACACCAGTTCCCGCGAGATCCTCTGGGCCGATCGGCTCGTGGCTCCTGTTGACGATATCGGTGATCTGAGGGCGCGGATTGTGGTGCACCTCGTATCGGCACTTGAGGCTCACATACCCTTCAACGAAGCGCGCATCGCGCGGCTGAGTGACCCGACGGGGCTGGGTGCTTGGGCGAATTATCACATCGGCCTCGGTCATCTGTACCGTTTCACGACTGACGACACGGCATTGGCGCAGGTCTGTTTCGAACGGGCGGTCAAGTTAGATCCGCACTTCGCGCGTGCTCATGCGGGACTGTCTTTTACCAGCTTTCTCGACGCGTTCCTGCGTCTGACGCCTGACCCAGCATTGGCCGCTCGCGAGGCTCGGCGCCATGCCGAGCGCAGTCTGGAGCTGGATGCTCTAGACCCCTTTGCGAACTTTACAATGGGTCGTACATTCTGGTTGACGGATGAGCCCGAAGTCGCTGCTGACTGGTTGGCACGGGCGACGGCGCTGAACCCTAACTATGCGCAAGGCTTCTACGCTGCGGCCTTCACCGATATGCTGAACGGTAAGGCGGCTGCTTCGTTCGCCGCGCTGGACACCTCGCTGCATCTAAGCCCACTCGACCCGCTGCTCTATGGCATTCACGGCGTTCGTGCGCAGATGCTGATTCAGCAGGAAGACCATGAGGCCGCCGCCAGCTGGGCCGATCGGGCTGCCACCACACCCGGAGCACATTACCTGATCGCAATGATCGCGCTTGCTGCCAATGGTCTGGCTGGCCGACACGACCAGGCGGCCCGATGGCGGCGCGAGGTGCGCCGGCGTAAACCCGATGCCACGGCGGCGGACTATTTTGCCGCCTTTCCGACACGCGATACCGCGTCTCGCGCGCGCATCGCGACGGAACTGCGGCGGCACGGCTTCTGA
- a CDS encoding MATE family efflux transporter: protein MSPANADHASRARAVAGAEWRLHLEEGRALFRLAVPIALIALVNMGMSVTDGVMVSLIFGTDALAAVAVGSDLYSIVFYLGAGVLGGLAPFYTAAVTHLDAEEKASLVRVGWMTVCLLAIASVPIVWLAPSWLKGLGLEAALLEQGRGYTQTMALTLVPMLGVMLYRTILTAAEQPKVFLRVTLAMLPLNAVANYLLMTGPGPLPALGPTGAGTSSLLVALMTLAVLVAIARRASNGARPAHSARACFDWLGLIAVIRIGLPIGIATVAEVGIFLGATLYAATLGAADVAAHTLTLRTAGIAYAVPAALLQASMVRMARAESLEDPRHRHSVITSSLGLALLCGTIICLLMVGVAGSLAASFFDESHMGLKAAKLAFGLLILLGLIDLVGGPGSATTGLLRGRKDTRTPMVYMLVGYWLIGAPLGLYLCEVLDFGVTGLWTGLAAGTLTTTLLSLARLFSTSRQHR from the coding sequence ATGTCTCCTGCAAACGCAGATCATGCATCCAGAGCCAGGGCCGTGGCCGGCGCCGAATGGCGTCTGCACCTGGAAGAAGGGCGCGCCTTGTTCAGGCTGGCAGTACCGATCGCCTTGATCGCCCTGGTCAACATGGGAATGAGCGTGACCGACGGCGTGATGGTATCTCTTATCTTCGGAACCGACGCGTTGGCGGCGGTTGCGGTCGGCAGCGACCTCTACTCGATCGTCTTCTACCTGGGGGCCGGTGTTCTCGGCGGCCTTGCGCCGTTCTACACAGCCGCAGTAACGCATCTTGACGCAGAAGAAAAAGCAAGTCTCGTACGGGTCGGCTGGATGACAGTGTGTTTGCTCGCCATTGCGAGCGTGCCAATCGTCTGGCTCGCACCTTCCTGGCTGAAGGGCCTTGGTCTTGAAGCGGCTCTGCTCGAGCAGGGCCGCGGTTACACACAAACCATGGCGCTCACGCTCGTTCCAATGCTCGGTGTCATGCTTTACCGCACGATCCTGACGGCGGCCGAGCAGCCCAAAGTCTTCCTGCGAGTTACACTGGCGATGCTGCCTCTTAATGCGGTTGCGAACTATCTTCTAATGACCGGTCCCGGCCCCCTTCCTGCCCTGGGCCCCACGGGAGCAGGCACCTCCTCCCTGCTGGTCGCCTTGATGACCCTGGCCGTGCTTGTCGCCATTGCCCGCCGCGCTTCCAACGGTGCTCGGCCCGCCCATTCCGCCCGAGCCTGCTTCGACTGGCTTGGCTTGATTGCGGTGATCCGCATCGGCTTGCCAATTGGCATCGCAACTGTAGCCGAGGTGGGCATCTTCCTTGGAGCAACGCTGTATGCTGCAACACTGGGAGCAGCCGATGTTGCCGCGCACACGCTCACACTGCGAACCGCGGGCATCGCCTATGCCGTGCCGGCCGCACTCCTGCAAGCTTCCATGGTACGCATGGCACGCGCCGAAAGCCTGGAGGATCCACGCCACCGCCATTCCGTCATCACAAGCAGCCTTGGTCTCGCTCTTCTCTGCGGAACGATAATCTGTCTGCTTATGGTTGGAGTTGCAGGGTCACTCGCGGCAAGCTTTTTCGACGAAAGCCATATGGGGCTTAAAGCAGCCAAGCTCGCCTTCGGCCTCCTGATCCTGCTTGGCCTGATCGACCTCGTGGGCGGTCCCGGTTCGGCGACTACAGGCCTGCTGCGCGGACGCAAGGATACCCGGACGCCGATGGTCTATATGCTAGTTGGCTATTGGCTGATTGGTGCACCGCTAGGTCTCTATCTCTGCGAGGTTCTGGATTTCGGCGTTACCGGGCTATGGACAGGTCTTGCCGCTGGCACTCTCACGACTACCCTGCTTTCGCTTGCTCGGCTATTCTCCACCTCCCGTCAGCACCGTTAG
- a CDS encoding GlxA family transcriptional regulator, whose translation MSLVAIPEAVVSTLSGIFDVMNAFAMMPQSNSMAIQSPPFRVEIVGVQAGPLGLASHVPVTVQRDITSIESTDIIIVPSVLLGAEGWQKGRYPELVQWLLAMHSRGALLCSACSGLFLLAETGVFDGMEATVHFGYATAFTSVYPQVPIHSERVLVISGKREELITSGASMTWHDLVLYLIGRHVGATAAQAVARFFALQWHQDGLAPYIIFEGRSDHGDLAVQTAQEWIAGHFSVANPLEEMIRLAGLGERTFKRRFTLATGLSPIAYVQRLRIEDAKRRLERTEAPVDEISWQVGYVEPAFFRRLFKRVTGLSPGVYRRRFQIPVYARTQQKG comes from the coding sequence GTGAGCCTCGTTGCCATTCCAGAAGCCGTGGTTTCGACGCTGAGCGGTATCTTCGACGTGATGAATGCCTTTGCGATGATGCCACAGTCCAACAGCATGGCAATTCAGTCGCCACCGTTCCGGGTCGAGATCGTCGGTGTTCAGGCCGGGCCGTTGGGGCTCGCCAGTCACGTTCCCGTCACGGTGCAGCGCGATATTACGTCGATCGAGTCAACGGACATCATCATTGTGCCTTCGGTTTTGCTGGGAGCGGAGGGGTGGCAGAAGGGCCGCTATCCGGAACTGGTGCAGTGGCTCCTAGCGATGCACAGCCGTGGTGCGCTGCTCTGCTCGGCTTGCTCGGGCTTGTTCCTGCTTGCTGAAACAGGCGTCTTCGATGGGATGGAGGCTACGGTGCATTTCGGCTATGCCACTGCCTTCACGTCTGTCTATCCTCAGGTGCCGATCCACTCGGAGCGGGTACTGGTGATTTCAGGAAAGCGCGAGGAATTGATCACGTCGGGCGCTTCCATGACCTGGCACGACCTGGTGCTCTATCTGATAGGTCGCCATGTCGGTGCGACCGCTGCCCAGGCGGTTGCGCGTTTCTTTGCCCTGCAATGGCATCAAGACGGGCTCGCCCCCTACATCATCTTCGAGGGGCGTAGCGATCATGGCGATCTTGCCGTCCAGACGGCTCAGGAGTGGATCGCCGGGCATTTCTCTGTGGCAAATCCCCTGGAAGAAATGATACGCCTCGCAGGTCTCGGTGAACGTACTTTCAAGCGCCGCTTTACGCTTGCAACGGGTCTCAGTCCGATTGCCTACGTCCAGCGCCTGAGAATAGAGGATGCCAAGCGGCGCCTCGAACGTACCGAAGCCCCGGTCGATGAGATCAGCTGGCAGGTCGGGTACGTGGAACCCGCCTTCTTCAGGCGTCTCTTCAAGCGCGTTACCGGGCTTTCCCCTGGCGTCTATCGCCGACGCTTCCAGAT
- a CDS encoding Vgb family protein — protein MKRTAAEILRDYGPFPGTDSVHGVTYDGRYVWFAVGDRLNVLDPKSGKVERSIEAAAQAGTAFDGRHLFQIAGDRIQKIDPETGGVLTTIPAPGEGGNSGLAWAEGMLWVGQHQGHRIHQVDPDTGEILGTLESNRAVTGVTWVDGELWHGTWEGGESDVRRIDPFNGEVLERLVMPSGTGVSGLESDGGDQFFCGGGPSGKVRTIRRPRRASQRQA, from the coding sequence ATGAAACGAACCGCAGCAGAAATCCTCCGGGACTATGGTCCCTTTCCGGGCACGGACAGCGTGCATGGCGTGACTTATGACGGCCGGTACGTCTGGTTTGCCGTAGGTGACAGGCTGAACGTCCTCGACCCCAAGAGCGGAAAGGTAGAGCGTTCGATCGAGGCCGCCGCACAAGCCGGAACGGCCTTCGACGGGCGGCACCTGTTCCAGATCGCCGGGGATCGCATCCAGAAAATCGATCCGGAGACTGGCGGTGTCCTCACCACGATCCCGGCCCCCGGCGAGGGAGGGAATTCCGGCCTCGCCTGGGCCGAAGGGATGCTCTGGGTGGGACAACACCAGGGCCATAGGATCCACCAGGTTGACCCCGATACAGGAGAAATCCTTGGCACCCTCGAGTCCAACCGCGCGGTCACCGGCGTCACCTGGGTTGACGGCGAACTCTGGCACGGAACCTGGGAAGGAGGCGAAAGCGATGTGAGGCGGATCGACCCGTTCAACGGAGAGGTTCTGGAGAGGCTCGTGATGCCCAGCGGCACGGGTGTCTCCGGACTCGAATCCGACGGCGGCGATCAGTTCTTCTGCGGGGGTGGCCCCAGTGGAAAGGTACGCACCATCCGTCGACCACGGAGAGCCTCTCAGCGCCAAGCTTAA
- a CDS encoding PLP-dependent cysteine synthase family protein yields the protein MDAMTMRTTQGRGRLFASVLETVGDTPAIRINSLAPDGVEVYVKAEAFNPAGSVKDRLALSIIEEAERDGRLSPGQTVVEATSGNTGIGLAMVCAAKGYPLVVTMADSFSVERRKLMRMMGAKVVLTPRAEKGFGMYRKAVELAEANGWFLARQFETEANARIHENTTAREILTDFDGKRLDYWITGYGTGGTVTGVGRALRRERPETKIVLSEPANAQLLGSGHAQARNPDHSPAESHPAFQPHPIQGWTPDFIPHILQEALDDGLYDELIPVAGPDGIAWAQKLAQREGILTGISGGSTFAVAMQVAERVEPGAVILCMLPDTGERYMSTPLFETIPEDMTEEETALSRSTPGYQMAAE from the coding sequence ATGGACGCAATGACGATGCGCACAACACAGGGGCGCGGCAGGCTTTTCGCCAGCGTCCTCGAAACCGTGGGCGACACCCCTGCGATCCGGATCAATTCGCTCGCGCCGGACGGTGTGGAGGTCTACGTGAAGGCCGAGGCCTTCAACCCGGCCGGGTCGGTCAAGGACCGGCTGGCGCTCAGCATCATCGAGGAGGCCGAACGCGACGGAAGACTGAGCCCGGGGCAAACTGTGGTCGAGGCGACGTCGGGCAACACCGGAATCGGACTGGCCATGGTTTGTGCAGCCAAGGGCTATCCGCTGGTGGTTACAATGGCCGACAGCTTTTCGGTCGAGCGCCGCAAACTGATGAGGATGATGGGTGCAAAGGTCGTGCTTACGCCGCGCGCTGAAAAGGGCTTCGGCATGTACCGCAAGGCAGTGGAACTGGCCGAAGCGAACGGCTGGTTCCTTGCCCGCCAGTTTGAAACCGAGGCGAACGCCCGTATCCACGAGAACACGACTGCCCGCGAGATTCTCACCGACTTCGACGGCAAGCGGCTGGATTACTGGATCACAGGCTACGGCACCGGCGGCACGGTGACGGGGGTGGGGCGTGCTCTGCGCCGCGAACGGCCGGAAACAAAGATCGTGCTGTCGGAACCCGCCAACGCGCAGCTTCTGGGCAGCGGTCACGCGCAGGCGCGCAACCCGGATCATTCGCCCGCCGAAAGCCACCCTGCTTTCCAACCACATCCAATCCAGGGCTGGACCCCCGACTTCATTCCCCACATCCTGCAGGAAGCGCTGGATGACGGGCTTTATGACGAACTGATCCCTGTTGCCGGCCCCGACGGCATTGCCTGGGCTCAGAAACTCGCGCAGCGGGAAGGCATTCTGACGGGTATCTCTGGAGGCTCGACCTTTGCCGTCGCCATGCAGGTCGCCGAACGGGTCGAGCCTGGGGCCGTCATCCTCTGCATGCTGCCGGACACAGGCGAACGCTACATGTCAACGCCGCTGTTCGAAACGATCCCTGAGGACATGACCGAGGAAGAAACGGCACTGTCACGTTCGACGCCCGGTTATCAGATGGCCGCAGAATAG
- a CDS encoding 2'-5' RNA ligase family protein encodes MEHGNTPAQGTFEFFRELPARPKRPERLTFMLFPDTETSVRIERFGKWFVCQNHLIGTRLKPERLHISLHHVRDDRCLRTKFIYAAKQAAGAVSMRPFEVAFRFITSFESGRPHRRPLVLLGEGDTFFDLHGALGVAMVKNGLRAANQFTPHMTLLYGPNAIPAQSIEPIRFMVHEFVLIHSELGLGRYNVLGRWSLNG; translated from the coding sequence ATGGAGCATGGAAACACGCCCGCGCAAGGCACGTTCGAATTTTTCCGGGAACTGCCTGCCAGGCCCAAGCGGCCTGAGCGGCTAACCTTTATGCTTTTTCCGGATACCGAGACATCCGTCCGTATTGAACGATTCGGCAAGTGGTTCGTTTGCCAGAACCATCTGATCGGGACACGGCTCAAGCCGGAGCGACTACACATCTCGCTACATCACGTTCGGGATGACAGATGTCTGCGCACGAAGTTTATCTATGCGGCGAAGCAGGCTGCGGGAGCCGTTTCGATGCGTCCCTTTGAGGTGGCTTTCCGTTTCATCACGAGTTTTGAGAGTGGCAGGCCGCACAGGCGGCCACTGGTGTTGCTCGGCGAGGGGGACACGTTCTTCGATCTCCACGGAGCTCTCGGTGTTGCCATGGTGAAAAATGGGCTGAGGGCAGCGAACCAATTTACGCCCCACATGACACTGCTCTATGGACCAAATGCGATTCCCGCGCAATCCATCGAGCCGATCCGCTTCATGGTTCACGAATTCGTCCTTATACACAGTGAACTGGGGCTCGGGCGATATAACGTACTTGGGCGCTGGTCTCTGAATGGATGA
- a CDS encoding carbon-nitrogen hydrolase family protein, with protein sequence MKVSIVQKPPIYLDLEKSMVRAVEIVQESAAMGCDMVVFPEVWLPGYPTFVWRLPPGAGMGKTDALYALSQANSVDLGKNGLRPLQEAAQDCAVVVVIGYQEIDGSVSGSTLFNSCAIIDADGRLVNNHRKLMPTNPERMVWGFGDGAGLNVVDTAVGRVGALICWENYMPLARYALYAQNIDIYVAPTWDSGDTWFATMQHISREGGCWVIGCATALEASDIPENIPFRDELFPNEDEWINAGDAVVYKPFGGIMAGPMHQEKGLLTAEIDVAAARASRRKFDASGHYARPDVFSLTVKRKKQRPVLFE encoded by the coding sequence ATGAAGGTCTCGATCGTACAAAAACCACCGATCTATCTCGATCTCGAAAAATCCATGGTTCGCGCGGTGGAAATTGTTCAGGAATCCGCAGCCATGGGCTGCGACATGGTGGTTTTTCCAGAAGTCTGGCTGCCTGGCTACCCCACTTTCGTCTGGCGGCTACCGCCAGGGGCCGGTATGGGCAAGACGGATGCGCTTTATGCCCTTTCACAGGCCAACTCGGTGGATCTGGGCAAGAATGGATTGAGGCCGCTACAGGAAGCGGCACAAGACTGTGCTGTCGTAGTGGTGATCGGCTATCAGGAGATCGACGGTTCTGTCAGTGGCAGCACACTTTTCAACAGCTGCGCGATCATCGATGCGGATGGCAGGCTGGTCAACAATCACCGCAAGCTCATGCCGACAAACCCGGAACGGATGGTCTGGGGTTTCGGTGACGGCGCCGGCTTGAACGTGGTTGATACCGCCGTCGGCCGTGTCGGTGCATTGATCTGCTGGGAAAACTACATGCCGCTCGCACGCTATGCGCTCTATGCCCAGAACATCGATATCTATGTTGCTCCGACATGGGACAGCGGCGACACATGGTTCGCGACAATGCAGCACATCTCACGTGAGGGCGGTTGCTGGGTGATCGGTTGCGCAACGGCGCTTGAAGCATCCGACATTCCCGAAAACATTCCATTTCGCGATGAGCTTTTCCCGAACGAGGACGAATGGATCAACGCGGGCGATGCCGTCGTCTACAAGCCCTTCGGTGGAATCATGGCCGGCCCGATGCATCAGGAAAAGGGCCTCCTGACAGCCGAGATCGATGTCGCTGCCGCACGGGCGTCTCGACGAAAATTCGACGCCAGCGGACATTATGCCCGACCCGACGTCTTCTCTCTCACCGTGAAGAGAAAGAAACAACGCCCAGTCCTTTTCGAATAA
- a CDS encoding pyridoxal phosphate-dependent decarboxylase family protein, with protein sequence MTAVANEAKTAREENLDPEDWETLRILARRIVDDTVDYTRDVRERPLWQVMPSEVRTRFHRPVPQKGRPLAEVYDDLVTNMLPYPMGNIHPRFWMWYMGASNFTGALGDFLAAILGSNLAGGDHAAAEIDKQVVSWMKEMIGYPATASGTLVSGGSMANLIGLTVARNQMSGIDMRELGIGALKAPLRFYGSDQIHSCHQIAVEAMGLGNQALCRVPSDTACRMDVAALRRAVDRDRAAGHQPACVIATAGTVNTGAIDDLQAIADFCVDEGLWLHVDGCIGALLAIAPEGQALIQGMKRADSIALDPHKWLHAPFEVGCALVRDADAHFGSFTLTPEYLENAPRGIASGAWLHDFGLQTSRGFRALKVWMALEEQGVAKFGRLIDQDLAHARYLSERIEATPDLSMCFPTAINIVCFRYDPGGLPEPSLKRLNTEIMVRMQEAGIAAVSDTTVQGRHCLRAAITNHRTTRADLDILIDEVLRQGETLMGEAGFLTATELHMWRA encoded by the coding sequence ATGACTGCAGTCGCAAATGAAGCGAAGACCGCCCGGGAGGAAAACCTCGACCCTGAGGATTGGGAAACGCTCCGCATTCTTGCCCGACGCATTGTCGACGACACGGTCGATTATACCCGCGACGTTCGCGAACGCCCTCTTTGGCAGGTCATGCCATCCGAAGTACGCACGCGCTTCCACCGCCCGGTGCCGCAAAAGGGCCGGCCGCTAGCTGAAGTCTACGACGATCTCGTCACGAACATGTTGCCGTACCCGATGGGAAACATCCATCCACGCTTCTGGATGTGGTACATGGGAGCGAGCAATTTCACGGGCGCTCTGGGAGACTTCCTTGCAGCCATTCTTGGCTCGAATCTCGCCGGCGGCGACCATGCTGCAGCTGAGATCGACAAGCAGGTCGTTTCCTGGATGAAGGAAATGATAGGCTATCCCGCAACGGCCAGCGGTACGCTGGTCTCAGGCGGATCAATGGCCAATCTGATCGGCCTGACCGTCGCACGCAACCAGATGTCTGGCATCGACATGCGTGAACTGGGCATAGGCGCCCTGAAGGCACCCCTGAGGTTCTACGGCTCGGATCAGATCCATTCATGTCACCAGATCGCAGTGGAAGCGATGGGGCTGGGCAACCAGGCCCTTTGCCGTGTGCCATCCGACACGGCTTGCCGGATGGATGTTGCAGCCCTGCGCAGGGCAGTGGACCGTGACAGAGCGGCAGGACACCAGCCCGCCTGTGTGATTGCAACTGCCGGCACGGTCAATACGGGCGCCATCGACGATCTGCAGGCGATCGCTGATTTCTGCGTCGATGAAGGGCTGTGGCTGCATGTAGATGGGTGCATCGGTGCACTCCTCGCAATAGCGCCCGAAGGACAGGCGCTGATACAAGGGATGAAGCGCGCCGATTCCATTGCATTGGACCCGCACAAATGGCTGCACGCCCCCTTCGAGGTTGGCTGCGCTCTTGTCCGCGATGCTGATGCACATTTCGGCAGCTTCACGCTGACGCCGGAGTATCTTGAAAACGCACCGCGCGGCATCGCGTCGGGAGCCTGGCTGCACGACTTCGGACTTCAAACTTCACGCGGATTCCGTGCCCTCAAGGTCTGGATGGCACTGGAGGAGCAGGGTGTGGCCAAATTCGGCCGCCTCATCGATCAGGACCTTGCTCATGCCCGCTACCTGTCGGAACGAATAGAAGCCACCCCTGATCTGAGCATGTGTTTTCCGACCGCAATCAACATCGTCTGCTTCCGCTATGATCCGGGAGGACTGCCCGAGCCGTCGCTCAAGAGGCTGAACACCGAAATCATGGTGCGGATGCAGGAAGCCGGCATCGCCGCAGTCTCCGACACCACGGTTCAAGGTCGCCATTGCCTGCGCGCCGCAATCACCAACCACCGCACGACACGCGCCGATCTGGATATCCTGATCGACGAGGTTTTACGCCAGGGAGAAACGCTGATGGGGGAGGCCGGTTTTTTGACCGCCACGGAGCTTCACATGTGGCGTGCCTAG
- a CDS encoding DUF899 domain-containing protein — protein MMSKQMTGTREEWLAARRALLEEEKKLTRRSDELARRRQQLPWVRIDKDYQFETDAGSASLADLFQGRSQLLVYHFMFGPDYEAGCPSCSAIADGFEGFAIHLANHDVTLSAVSRAPLGKLQAYKRRMGWTFPWASSFGSDFNADFNIWFTETQQRSGDVEYNYRHEEAGGQLDQEDGPEALFAAMCRTDVPTYLSERPGMSAFALQDGVVYHSYSTYARGLDGLWGMYQWLDRAPKGRNETGVWWRRHDEYGEA, from the coding sequence ATGATGAGCAAGCAGATGACGGGAACACGTGAAGAATGGCTCGCGGCGCGGCGCGCGCTGCTGGAGGAGGAAAAGAAGCTGACACGCCGCAGCGACGAGCTGGCGCGGCGACGCCAGCAATTGCCGTGGGTCCGGATCGACAAGGACTATCAATTCGAGACGGACGCGGGGAGCGCTTCACTGGCGGATCTCTTCCAGGGACGCTCGCAGCTGCTCGTATATCATTTCATGTTCGGCCCGGACTACGAGGCTGGATGCCCGTCCTGCTCGGCGATCGCGGACGGCTTCGAGGGCTTCGCCATCCACCTGGCGAACCATGACGTCACGCTTTCGGCGGTCTCGCGAGCGCCGCTAGGGAAGCTACAGGCCTACAAGCGGCGCATGGGATGGACCTTTCCCTGGGCGTCCTCGTTCGGCAGCGACTTCAACGCGGACTTCAATATCTGGTTCACCGAGACGCAGCAACGCAGCGGAGACGTGGAGTACAACTACCGGCACGAGGAGGCTGGAGGTCAGCTGGACCAGGAGGACGGACCCGAAGCCCTGTTCGCGGCCATGTGTCGAACCGACGTGCCCACGTATCTTTCTGAAAGGCCGGGCATGAGTGCGTTCGCGCTCCAGGATGGCGTCGTCTATCACAGCTATTCCACCTATGCGCGGGGTCTGGACGGCCTCTGGGGCATGTACCAGTGGCTCGACCGTGCTCCGAAGGGGCGCAACGAGACGGGTGTCTGGTGGCGCCGTCATGACGAGTACGGTGAAGCTTGA